One genomic segment of Prosthecobacter fusiformis includes these proteins:
- a CDS encoding serine hydrolase produces the protein MKRRHLLKNALGLSSALLTGCALPPLSEVSRTGLVFAPAGGGTPFLSGGARRTLALREYQQTFLVSGASFRCAPKPAFGLAWTNHLQHGYTRSKRDPRIGYAVKNLATGTYLAEHQADLVMNGCSMPKPALSAVLLDARAGRLTREEFQHIVNVCDLSINASWMALLARISHDNEQTFEAKYSLPDVPLRENAQSPRYYAEFFERCVNYRLDHGCELMLEAMRRNQYGIGHKYLPAEVTYLGGKTGNYADYQHEGLFFYYQGTPYAIVLYTGQRFALDGNYWLISALFGGLFREYIA, from the coding sequence ATGAAACGCCGTCACCTGCTGAAAAACGCACTCGGCCTCTCCTCGGCCCTCCTCACCGGCTGCGCCCTACCTCCCCTCAGTGAGGTCAGCCGCACCGGCCTCGTCTTCGCCCCCGCAGGTGGTGGCACCCCCTTCCTTTCAGGTGGAGCCCGCCGCACCCTCGCCCTCAGGGAATACCAGCAGACCTTCCTCGTCTCCGGTGCCAGCTTCCGCTGCGCCCCCAAGCCCGCCTTCGGCCTCGCCTGGACGAATCACCTCCAGCACGGTTACACCCGTAGCAAAAGGGACCCCCGCATCGGTTACGCCGTCAAAAACCTCGCCACAGGAACCTACCTCGCCGAGCACCAGGCCGATCTCGTCATGAACGGCTGCTCCATGCCCAAGCCCGCCCTTTCTGCCGTCCTCCTGGATGCCCGCGCCGGACGCCTCACCCGCGAGGAATTTCAGCACATCGTCAACGTCTGCGATCTCAGCATCAACGCCTCCTGGATGGCCCTCCTCGCCCGCATCTCACACGACAACGAGCAGACCTTCGAGGCCAAATACAGCCTCCCCGACGTCCCCCTGCGCGAAAACGCCCAGTCCCCCCGCTACTACGCCGAATTCTTCGAACGCTGCGTCAACTACCGCCTCGATCACGGTTGCGAGCTCATGCTGGAAGCCATGCGCCGCAACCAATACGGCATCGGCCACAAATACCTCCCCGCCGAAGTCACCTACCTCGGCGGCAAAACCGGCAACTACGCCGATTACCAGCACGAAGGCCTCTTCTTCTATTACCAGGGCACCCCCTACGCCATCGTCCTCTACACAGGCCAACGCTTCGCCCTCGACGGCAACTACTGGCTCATCAGCGCCCTCTTCGGCGGCCTGTTCCGTGAGTACATTGCGTGA
- a CDS encoding RNA pyrophosphohydrolase, whose translation MSESLDLPIATPILYRPNVGIILTNAADEIFVAERINIPGAWQFPQGGIDDGEDAETAMYREMAEEIGVTQNNVELLERRDGYRYAFAKGRLKYGIYGGQEQSYFRCRFLGQDSDINLAATHQEFSQWRWIRPEEFQMDWVPKFKRAVYRQVFLDFFGLELNPPVS comes from the coding sequence ATGTCTGAAAGCCTCGACCTGCCCATTGCTACCCCCATTCTTTATCGTCCCAATGTCGGCATCATTCTGACGAATGCGGCCGATGAGATTTTCGTTGCTGAGCGGATTAACATTCCCGGTGCTTGGCAGTTCCCTCAAGGCGGCATTGATGATGGTGAGGATGCGGAGACCGCCATGTATCGTGAAATGGCCGAAGAAATTGGTGTCACCCAAAACAACGTTGAATTGCTGGAGCGCCGTGATGGCTACCGTTATGCTTTTGCCAAAGGCCGTCTCAAATACGGAATCTATGGCGGGCAGGAGCAGAGCTATTTCCGCTGTCGGTTCCTGGGCCAGGACAGCGATATTAATCTGGCCGCCACCCATCAGGAATTCAGCCAATGGCGCTGGATTCGGCCTGAGGAGTTTCAGATGGACTGGGTGCCAAAGTTTAAACGCGCTGTTTACCGGCAGGTCTTTTTGGACTTTTTTGGCTTGGAACTCAATCCGCCTGTGAGTTGA
- the folK gene encoding 2-amino-4-hydroxy-6-hydroxymethyldihydropteridine diphosphokinase — protein sequence MSVTTAFGIALGSNLGDRQDHLQQGVEQLLMRIPGARLTAGASLYETDPVDCAPGTQAFLNTVIELETDLLPVEIHAHLIAVESLLGRPAQREQNSPRTLDLDLLYAGEYRSIDPILTVPHPRLHLRRFVLQPLAEIRPTLQLPGLAMNITEALAALEDEPGSVRPAGAWRYQLMPTG from the coding sequence ATGTCGGTCACCACCGCTTTTGGCATCGCCCTGGGCTCCAATCTGGGGGATCGCCAGGATCATTTGCAGCAGGGGGTGGAACAACTTTTGATGCGTATTCCCGGAGCGAGGCTCACTGCTGGAGCCTCTTTATACGAGACAGATCCGGTGGATTGCGCCCCAGGAACTCAGGCCTTTCTGAATACAGTCATCGAATTGGAGACAGACTTGTTGCCAGTCGAAATACATGCCCATTTGATCGCTGTGGAGAGCCTTTTGGGTCGCCCTGCGCAGCGTGAACAGAACTCGCCTCGTACATTGGATCTCGATCTGCTTTATGCAGGAGAATACCGGAGTATCGATCCCATATTGACAGTGCCGCATCCGCGTCTTCACCTGCGCCGGTTCGTCCTTCAGCCTCTAGCCGAAATCCGCCCTACTTTGCAACTGCCGGGTTTGGCCATGAATATCACCGAAGCTTTGGCCGCACTGGAAGATGAACCTGGTAGTGTGCGGCCTGCTGGGGCATGGCGTTATCAGCTCATGCCGACAGGCTAA
- a CDS encoding ATP-dependent helicase gives MSGFTGTLNPQQREAATHIHGPLLILAGAGTGKTRVVTARIAHMVNEGIKPENILSVTFTNKAAAEMRERVKDMVRGSAGKKVVLGTFHAFCAKLLREFAEYVGYKKNFVIYSQGDQISLMKRVLKGLLIKEENMDPQVALSRISKAKNNDEDLGDPTKDLIPAVAEKYADEMRALNAMDFDDLLCLGVKLLEDNAVVREILYERHKYIMVDEFQDTNSLQMRLLRALTPPPYNVCVVGDDDQSIYGWRGAEITNITEFENFFPNPTVIKLEENYRSTTPILHTANSLITNNIGRRVKTLWSRNKGNDLVRLIATEEDVEEAEMISKEVETAFYSNKEPWESFAVLFRTNEQSRMLEQAFRARKIPYRVVGARSFFDRREIKDTLSYLTVLHNPHDDISLLRILNTPSRGIGNTTAELARDRSMEKQYSIWVALCDPEFLRMIPEKARTAVRQFTDIISKYSTSAATSGSQGTDLVTMTEALLKEVEYMEYLQKLSKKPEEFHAWEHGLSLFLTQLSNYQERNRKDGLGGFLDEVCLNDEREDKDDIEKKKGVCLITLHASKGLEFPIVYLPGLEKGILPHKRSYDENRVDEERRLFYVGITRARQRLTISYVRYRTKWGQRQAELPSPFLDELDRTYVDEMDYTKHMKEAPSVEETTSMFAGLKAMLSQE, from the coding sequence ATGAGCGGATTCACTGGCACTCTCAATCCCCAGCAGCGCGAAGCTGCGACACATATCCACGGCCCCCTTTTGATCCTCGCCGGGGCCGGGACGGGCAAAACACGTGTTGTCACGGCCCGCATCGCCCACATGGTCAATGAAGGCATCAAGCCGGAGAACATCCTTTCCGTCACCTTCACCAACAAGGCCGCTGCCGAAATGCGCGAGCGTGTGAAGGACATGGTCCGTGGCTCTGCTGGGAAAAAGGTCGTCCTGGGGACCTTCCACGCCTTTTGCGCCAAGCTCCTGCGCGAGTTCGCCGAATACGTCGGCTATAAAAAGAACTTCGTCATCTATTCCCAAGGCGACCAGATCAGCCTCATGAAACGGGTGCTCAAGGGCCTCCTCATCAAGGAGGAAAACATGGACCCGCAGGTGGCCCTCTCCCGCATCAGCAAGGCCAAGAACAACGACGAAGATCTGGGCGATCCCACCAAGGACCTCATCCCGGCCGTCGCGGAAAAATACGCGGATGAAATGCGTGCCCTCAACGCCATGGACTTCGATGACCTACTCTGCCTCGGAGTCAAGCTGCTGGAGGACAATGCCGTCGTCCGCGAGATCCTTTACGAGCGGCACAAATACATCATGGTGGATGAGTTCCAGGATACGAACTCCCTCCAGATGCGTCTCCTGCGCGCCCTCACACCCCCTCCCTACAACGTCTGCGTGGTGGGCGATGACGACCAGTCCATCTACGGCTGGCGCGGTGCCGAGATCACCAACATCACCGAGTTCGAAAACTTCTTCCCCAATCCCACGGTGATCAAGCTGGAGGAAAACTACCGCTCCACCACGCCCATTCTTCATACGGCGAACAGCCTCATCACCAACAACATCGGTCGCCGCGTCAAGACCCTCTGGAGCCGCAACAAAGGCAACGACCTCGTCCGCCTCATCGCCACCGAGGAAGATGTGGAGGAGGCCGAGATGATCTCCAAGGAAGTGGAAACCGCCTTTTATTCCAACAAGGAACCCTGGGAATCCTTTGCCGTTCTCTTCCGCACCAATGAGCAGAGCCGCATGCTCGAGCAGGCCTTCCGCGCCCGCAAGATTCCCTATCGCGTGGTCGGTGCCCGCAGCTTCTTTGACCGGCGCGAGATTAAGGACACCCTCAGCTACCTGACCGTGCTGCACAATCCGCACGATGACATCTCCTTGCTGCGCATCCTGAATACCCCCTCACGCGGCATCGGCAACACCACCGCCGAATTGGCCCGTGACCGCAGCATGGAAAAGCAGTACAGCATCTGGGTGGCCCTGTGCGATCCCGAGTTCCTGCGAATGATCCCTGAAAAGGCCCGCACTGCCGTGCGCCAGTTCACAGACATCATTTCCAAATACTCCACCTCCGCCGCCACATCCGGCAGCCAGGGCACTGATCTCGTCACCATGACCGAGGCCCTGCTGAAGGAAGTCGAATACATGGAATATCTGCAAAAGCTCTCCAAAAAGCCGGAGGAGTTTCACGCTTGGGAGCACGGCCTGTCCCTGTTTCTCACCCAGCTCAGCAATTACCAGGAGCGTAACCGCAAGGACGGCTTGGGCGGCTTTTTGGATGAAGTCTGCCTCAATGACGAGCGCGAGGACAAGGACGACATCGAAAAGAAAAAGGGCGTCTGCCTCATCACCCTGCACGCCAGCAAGGGTCTCGAATTCCCCATCGTCTATCTCCCCGGTCTGGAAAAAGGCATCCTTCCCCACAAGCGCAGCTATGATGAAAACCGCGTGGATGAAGAACGCCGTCTCTTCTACGTCGGCATCACCCGCGCCCGCCAGCGCCTAACCATCAGTTACGTACGTTACCGTACCAAATGGGGCCAGCGTCAGGCCGAGCTCCCCAGCCCTTTCCTGGACGAGCTGGACCGCACCTATGTGGATGAGATGGACTATACCAAACACATGAAAGAGGCTCCGTCTGTTGAGGAGACCACTAGTATGTTCGCTGGTCTTAAAGCCATGCTCAGCCAGGAATAA
- the dapB gene encoding 4-hydroxy-tetrahydrodipicolinate reductase, whose amino-acid sequence MSEFKLLVTGCNGRMGQAVISAAEAQGVAVGAGIDVGGSLPEALAKCDCTIDFSSHHFTDELLAESLRQNKSLVIGTTGHTSEELARIKDASKTIPVVFASNFSVGVNTLFWLTRKAAELLGPDFDLEVVEMHHRMKKDAPSGTARTLVEILADVRGLEYDTDCRHGRFGDVGARTPKEIGVHALRGGDVVGDHTVVFANIGERVELTHKASSRDTFAGGAVRAARWLEGKPAGLYDMQDVLGLK is encoded by the coding sequence ATGAGCGAATTCAAACTTCTTGTGACAGGCTGCAACGGGCGCATGGGCCAGGCGGTCATCAGTGCAGCCGAGGCCCAAGGCGTGGCTGTCGGGGCTGGTATCGACGTTGGCGGCTCCTTGCCAGAAGCTTTGGCCAAGTGCGATTGCACCATTGATTTTAGCTCCCACCATTTCACAGATGAACTGCTGGCCGAATCCCTGCGGCAGAATAAGAGCTTGGTCATCGGCACCACCGGCCACACCAGCGAAGAACTAGCACGCATCAAAGACGCCTCCAAGACCATTCCTGTGGTCTTTGCCTCCAATTTTAGCGTGGGAGTGAACACCCTCTTCTGGCTTACCCGCAAAGCGGCTGAACTCCTCGGACCTGACTTCGATCTTGAGGTGGTGGAGATGCATCACCGCATGAAAAAGGATGCCCCCAGCGGCACCGCTCGTACACTGGTGGAAATCCTCGCCGATGTGCGCGGACTCGAATACGATACGGACTGCCGCCATGGCCGTTTTGGTGATGTGGGGGCTCGCACTCCCAAGGAGATCGGCGTGCATGCCCTTCGCGGGGGAGATGTTGTGGGAGATCACACCGTCGTTTTTGCCAATATCGGCGAGCGTGTGGAACTGACTCACAAAGCCAGCAGTCGCGACACCTTCGCGGGTGGTGCGGTGCGTGCAGCACGCTGGCTGGAAGGCAAGCCCGCAGGTCTCTATGACATGCAGGACGTGCTCGGTCTGAAGTAA
- a CDS encoding DUF1501 domain-containing protein, producing the protein MTPDFLNVSRRQFFAESGMTLGAAALSSMLARDLPAAQASLIGQPGPHFAPKAKQVIYLHMIGAPSQLDLFDYKPVLQKHDGQMCPPELLKGKRFAFIGGEMTLAGSPYEFKKHGQSGQEMSELLPHLATVADEICLLKGMHTNEINHAPAQMFLHTGFGQGGRPSMGAWVTYGLGSDNRDMPSYVVLLSGPPGGAGTTLWSTGFLPSVYQGVQFRGTGEPVLFLNNPKGHSRADRRHVLDAVRALNEQQLGLVGDPEISTRISQYEMAYRMQASVPELMDISQESQATLDMYGAQPGKASFANNCLLARRLVERGVRMVQLYDSDWDHHGGLDKRLRAKTKDVDQGMAALVRDLKQRGLLDETLVVWGGEFGRTPLRQGTNGNGQKLSGGRDHHKDAYTMWMAGGGVKGGITHGRTDEMGFNVIEGGVHTHDLNATLLHLLGLDHERLTFRYQGRDFRLTDVHGEVVKGILV; encoded by the coding sequence ATGACGCCGGACTTTTTGAATGTCTCACGCCGCCAGTTCTTTGCCGAGTCTGGAATGACTTTGGGAGCGGCTGCTTTGAGCTCGATGCTGGCTCGGGATCTGCCAGCAGCGCAGGCGAGTCTGATCGGGCAGCCGGGGCCGCATTTTGCGCCCAAGGCCAAGCAGGTCATCTACCTGCACATGATCGGGGCACCGTCCCAATTGGATCTGTTTGATTACAAACCTGTTCTGCAAAAACATGACGGTCAAATGTGCCCTCCAGAATTGCTCAAGGGTAAACGCTTCGCCTTCATCGGCGGAGAGATGACCCTTGCTGGATCTCCGTACGAATTCAAAAAGCATGGGCAAAGTGGTCAGGAGATGTCCGAGCTGCTGCCGCACCTGGCGACGGTGGCTGATGAGATCTGCCTGCTCAAAGGCATGCATACCAATGAGATCAATCATGCCCCGGCGCAGATGTTTCTGCATACGGGCTTTGGGCAGGGCGGGCGTCCCAGCATGGGGGCGTGGGTGACGTATGGGCTGGGCAGTGACAATCGTGACATGCCTTCTTATGTCGTGCTGCTTTCCGGGCCTCCAGGTGGGGCGGGTACCACGCTTTGGAGCACTGGCTTTCTGCCCAGTGTTTATCAAGGGGTACAGTTCCGGGGGACAGGTGAGCCGGTCCTGTTTCTGAACAATCCTAAAGGGCATAGCCGTGCGGATCGCCGACATGTGCTGGATGCAGTGCGTGCCCTCAACGAGCAGCAGCTTGGTCTGGTGGGTGACCCTGAAATCTCCACCCGCATCAGCCAGTACGAAATGGCCTATCGGATGCAGGCCAGTGTGCCTGAGCTGATGGATATTTCCCAGGAATCTCAAGCCACGCTGGACATGTATGGTGCCCAGCCTGGAAAGGCCTCCTTTGCCAATAACTGCCTGCTGGCCCGCCGTCTGGTGGAGCGCGGAGTGCGCATGGTGCAGCTCTATGATTCCGACTGGGATCACCATGGCGGTTTGGATAAACGCCTGCGTGCCAAGACCAAAGATGTGGACCAAGGGATGGCTGCGCTTGTGCGGGATCTGAAGCAGCGAGGTTTGCTCGATGAGACGTTGGTCGTATGGGGCGGGGAGTTTGGGCGTACGCCGTTGAGACAGGGTACCAATGGCAATGGTCAGAAACTTTCCGGTGGCCGCGACCATCACAAAGATGCCTATACCATGTGGATGGCCGGTGGCGGGGTGAAAGGAGGCATTACCCATGGCCGGACGGATGAGATGGGCTTCAATGTCATCGAAGGCGGCGTGCATACGCATGATCTGAATGCGACGCTTCTGCACCTTCTTGGGCTGGATCATGAGCGGTTGACCTTCCGGTATCAGGGACGTGACTTCCGCCTGACGGATGTGCATGGCGAGGTGGTAAAAGGCATCCTTGTTTAG